Within Micromonospora narathiwatensis, the genomic segment CGTCGAGATCCTCGCCGCGGTCGTCAACCTCACCCCGGCCCCAAACCAGCAGACCGTCGACGGCGCGCACGCCTACCAAGCGAGCTACCTGAACACGCATCTGTACGAGGTGCAGCTGACCTGCGACACGGACGCGCCGCTCGTGCCATATCAGCTCGAACAGGTGCAGCAGTCCTACCGGTACGACCGGACCGTCCCCGCGCTCGGGCACGCCTGCCCCGTCGACGTCACCCGCACCAGCGGCCGCACCCGGCTAACGACTCTGTACGCCGCCGAGCAGGCGACCACTCGGGTCCACCCGCGCCGGAGAGTCACGCTCCCGGACGGGACCCTGTCCACCCTCGACACGTCGTTCACGGCCCTGATCGCCGACCCGGTTGCAGCGGTGAGCGCGCTCGTCGACGCGCACCGCGCCTGGGCCGAGGGCGAATGGAGCACCGCCGCGCTCGACGTCCGCGCCGCGGCCCGCGGGTGGGACACCACAGCCCGCGCCGACGCCGACGCCGACGCCCAGGCCGCTCGTGACGAGGTCGCCTGGGTCGCCGCCGGGCTGGAGCTGCTGCGGACCGACCCGCAGGTCCGGGACGCGTTCGTGCTCGCGAACCGGGCCGTCGCGGCTGCCGCGAACGGCAGTTACGACGCGTGGTTCCCGTTCCAGATCGCGTGGCTGGTTGGCTGCCTGCCCGGCATGGTCGACCCGACCGGGCACCCGGACGTCGAGATCGTGTGGTTCGCCACCGGCGGCGGGAAGTCCGAGGCGTACCTGGGCCTGATGCTCACCACCCTGTTCTACGGGCGGCTCACCGGCGTCACCGCCGGCGCGCAGGTGTGGGCCCGGTTCCCGCTGCGGCTGCTCGCGCTGCAGCAAACCGAACGGTTCACCGCGATGGTGCTGCACGCCGAGCTGCTACGCCGCGACCACCCGCACATCGCCGCCGGTGACCCGTTCGGCATCGGGTACTTCGTCGGCGGCACCAACACCCCGAACCGGCTGCAAGCGCCGGACCCGACCAACCCGTACTACCGCGGCCAGGACCCGCACTCCGCCACAACCGCCGAGGCGTGCCGGATCCTCGCCGACTGCCCGCTGTGCCGGCAGCCGCTCGAGGTCGCCTTCGACGAGCCGTCCTGGACAATGCAGCACCGCTGCCGCAACGCCGCCTGCCGGATGACCGGCGTGCTGCCGGTGTGGGGCATCGACGACGAGATATACCGGCACGCACCGGCGGTGCTGGTCGGCACCGTCGACAAGCTCGCCCAGCTCGGCCAGTCCCGCGAGTTCCAGGTACTGCTCGGTCGCGCGCACTCCCGCTGCCCGCGGCACGGCTACACCGGCAACCCGACGTGGTGCGCAGTGTTCGGATGCAAGCAGAGCCGGCAGCCGATCCCAGCAGGGTTCGGGCACGTCCGGCTCGAGATCGCCGACGAGCTACACCTGCTCGATGAATCCCTCGGCGCGCTCGACGGCATGTACGAGACGCTGCTGCAGGCCATCAGCGAGGACCTCGGCAACCCGCCAATGCAGATCGTCGGCGCGACCGCAACCATCGAGGGCTACAAGAACCAGGTGCAGCACCTATACCGCCGCGACGCACGCCGGTTCCCGGTCAACGGGCCCGACGTCGGGGAGACGTTCTGGTCCACCACAGCCGCCGAGGAGCCGCAGCGCCGCTACCTCGGAGTCCGGCCCCGGTCGATCACGATGGTCACCGCGACCCGCGAGGTCGCGCTCACCCACGCCGCCTGGCTCGCCGAACTGCTCACCGACCCGGCCACCGTGCTCGCCGAAGCCGGCCTCGACGCGACCGACCCTCTGCTGGTCGACGAGGCCCGCGCCGCCGGCCGCGACCTGTACGAGGTGTTCATCGCGTACTGCCTGCGCAACGAGGACCTGACCAGCTTCACCCGCGACCCGGAGGTCCGGGCTCTGCTGGGCAGCCAGCCGAACCTGGCCGTCATCAACGGCGACGCCGAACCGGCCGCGATCCGGCGCGCCGTCGCCCGGCTGACGAACCCGCCGGCCGCCGCCGACGACCGGGTCACGATAATCGCCGCGACCAAGGCGATCGGGCACGGCTTCGACGTCGGCCGGCTCGGCGTCATGACGGTGATGGGCACCCCCACCTCCGCCGCGGAGATCATCCAAGCGTCCGCCCGGGTCGGGCGCCGCTGGCCCGGCCTGGTCGTCAATGTGATCAATCCGACCCGAGACCGGGACCTGTCGGTGTTCCGGTACTACGCCGACTGGATCCGGTTCCTCGACCGGCTGGTGCACAAGGTCCCGGTCAACCGGGAGTCACTGCCGGTGCTGCGCCGGGTCCTGTCCGGCGGGCTGATGGCGTGGCTGCTGCAGGTTCACGACCGCGACTGGCTCACCGGCGCCCCCCGCCGCAAGACCCTCGCCGACTCGACCGCCTTCGCGGCCGCAGTCACGGCCGGGTTCGTCGACCGCGCCCTGCTCATCGGCAACCTCTCCCGCGGGTTCGGGATCCACCCGAGCAGCGTGTACCACCAGCTGCACCGGAATGCGGTCGCGGCGTGGGTCGACGACCGGCTCGCCGGGCTGCCGATGCAGGCCGAGCCCGGCAAACGGCTTCCGGACCTGCTCACCCCGCCGGTGCCGCGGTCGCTGCGCGACGTCGAGGAACCCATCACCATCTATGCCGACCTGTAACCAGCGCCGGCCCGCCCTCCCCGTTCTGCCCGGCCCTGCTTCAAGGAGACGCCCCCCGATGGCGATCGAGACGCTCAACCGGACCAACATCCAGGCGCTGTGGCGGTACATGCCCGGGCAGCCGTACAACTTCGGCACGAAGGCCGCCGTCGTCGGGGAACCGCCGCGGCAGACCAGCCCGCTCGGCATCCCGGAGGCGTGGGTAGAGGCGCAGCTGCGCCGCCTGATCCGCCCGTTCGCCGAGGCCGCGTCGAACATCCCGAACAGCGGCCCGGAGCTCGACATCATCGACCGGCGCAAGTATGAGCTGGTCCGCGCCGACGACCTGCGCGCCGCCCGGTTCCCGAACACGTACCTGTGCAGCGACTGCGGCGTGTTCCGGACCGTCCGCGCCGGCGAGCGGGTCCCGGACTGCGCCACGCACGGGCCGATGGAGCAGTTCACGTTCGTCGAGATCCACGAGTGCGGGCACCTCGGCGAGCTGCGGCCGCCGCATTGCGCGAACAGCTGCCGGGCCGCGATGCGGCTGTTCAACACTAAGTCGTTCAATATCGGCCGCTGGTACTGGTCCTGCTCCCGGTGCGGCACCCGCTCCGACCGGCCGGTCGCCCGCTGGTGCGAATGCCGGGGCGGCAAGGTCACCGTCACCCGGGTTCCGCAGACCTCCGCGTACTACCCGCAGCAGGTCACGGTGATCAACCCGCCGACGCGGGACACGTACGCCGCGCTCGCGCACGAGCACACCCACGCCGCCGCGCTCGCCCAGGCACTCGCCATTCTGCCGCCAGGCGTAGACGGGCTGCGGACCGCGGCCGGCGGGTCCGACGACGCGGTCGCCCAGTTCGAGGCGCTCGCCGCGGCCCTGGGGTGGAAGCCGGGGAATCCGCTGTACGACGCCGGCCTGGCCGACGCGCAGGCCAAGGCCGGCAGCGGGCCGGCGTGGCGCGACGACGTCGACGCGCTCGGGCTGGAGCCGGAACGGCTAGACCTGCTCGGCGAGGAATGCCTGCAGCTGTCGCTGGCCCGGTCGGCAAACGCGATGAGCGTCGAGGACCTGCTCGGCGAAGCCGCCGGCGGGCCGCTCGCCGCGGCGTACGGCACGTACCGGCCGCTGTTCGACCGGTACGGGCTGGCGGACGTGACACTGCTGCGGCAGCTGCCGGTCGCGTACCTCGTCGCGGGATACACCCGGGTCTCGCCGCGGGCGAGCACGGTGAACCGACGCGGCGACACCGTCATCACCCGGTTCAGGTTCTTCCCCGGCACCCGCAACGGGAAGTTCCCCATGTACGGGGTGCGGACTGAAACCGAAGGGCTGCTGTTCCGGATCGACCCGCTGCGGATCGTGACCTGGCTGGTTGACTCCGGTGTCGTCGACGACCCCGGCATCACCGACGCGGCCGCCGCGCAACGCTGGCTGTTCACCGTGTGCGACCCGGTCGTCGACCTGTTCGCCGAGCCGGAGAACAGAATCACCCGCGCCGTGCTCGGCCTGACGCACTCGTTCGCGCACCGCGCGATGAAGGCGCTCGCGGCCCGGTGCGGGCTGAACGTCGACTCCCTCGCCGAGTTCCTGTTCCCGAGCAACGGCGCGTTCCTCATCTACGCCAACACTCGCAGCGAGTTCATTCTCGGTGGACTGGAGCACGTGTTCCGGTTCGACCTGCCGGACGCGCTGACCGAGTTGGCCGCGGAGTCCCGGTGCGTGTTCGACCCGCCGTGCCGAGGCGCGTTCGGCGGGGCGTGCGCGGCGTGCCTTTACGTGTCGGAGGTGGCGTGCGCCCGTTTCAACACGGTCCTAGACCGGAATCTGCTGTTCGGGTCGCTCCCACCGGCTGGCGGCGCGGCGCCCAGCCCGGAGGAGATCACGTGGCGCGCGTTCTGGACGCCCTGACCCCGCTGACTGGGCTGCTTACACAGGCGGGCGACCCGGTGGCGGCCGCGCACCGGCTGGCCGCCTCCGCTGCGGCGGGCGCGGCGGGCTGCACGCTGGTCGCGCAGCTGCAGGCCGCGGTCGCCGACTCCAGCCTGGCCCGGGTGGTGCTGCAGCACGCCGGCGTGCTCGACCCGGCCGGGGCGGTCACGCTGGATGCCGCGGTGCGGCTGGCGCAGGCCGCGGTTCTCGCCGAGGCGCACGCGGCGGACACCGACCGCTGGGAGCTGGTGCTGACCGTGCCAGGATTCCTGCGTCTGGCGCTGGACGAGCTGGTCGCGGTGCATGGCGAGGCCGCCCGCCCAGTCGAGACGACCCGAGCGGTGCTGGAGGTCGCCGGGCGTGCGGACAGACGGCTGCTGATTGGGGCGCCGTTCCTGCATGGGGAGTTCGTCGGGCTGCTCGCCCCACACGTGCAGCGGGTGCTTGCCGGCGGCGGGCAGGTGGTCGTCGTGACCCGGGCGCTGTCGGTGGCGGCGCCGGGTCGCTCGAGCGCGAACGCCGCCGCGGTGACCGTGCTGCGAGACGCGGCGGCCGCGGTGGGCGGAACACTCACGGTCCGGTCGTGGGAGGAGTCCGGCCTCGGCATCCATTTCAAGGTCGTCATCGCGTACGGGCACGCGGCCTATCTCGGGTCGGCGAACCCGACCCTGGCCGGGTCGGCCGGGCACGCGGAAGCAGGGGTGCTGCTGCACGGCCCGCGGCTGGTGCCGCTCGAGCGGTGGCTGGACGCGGTGTGTGACGAGCTCGCCCGGCGGCGGCTGCCGCAAGCGTGACTGCCCGCCACGAGGATGAATCCGCGGGGGCACGGGCAGGCGTGTGGCCGCGGCTGTCTTGGCTGGCGTGGGCGGGACAGCCTCGTCTGCGGCGGGCGCGACGGTGGCAAGGGTTTCTGCGGCGGCGCGATCAAGGTGGGGTGAGCTTCCCCCGGTTCTCTGGACGGCTTCCGAGACCGCTGCTGCTGCGGGATTCGGTGTCGTTCTGACGTCCTTCGCCCCAGCAGTCGCCGGGTACTGGTCTGTCAAACGAACTCGCACGACAACGACGAGATTAGCGATGATGGCAGCGCGGGCATGGCTCACTTCGGACGGATCAACAAGGCCTCGAGAACCTCGATGATCTTCTGAAGCAGTCATGCCCGCCCTGCTACCACCAGCAAGGGCGCGTCTACTCCAACCACCTCAAGCCAGACACCCCACGACTTTGCCGGGGCCCTGCGTTACCGGGCCTGCTCGATCAGCCTAAAATCCTTGAGTCCTCGACAACCAGAACGCAACGTTCTCCCTGGTCAGAGACCTTCTCCCGTGTAGTGCGACTTTCGGCGCGGGCACCCAGGCCAAGGGCACGAACCCGGATCTTGGTTACCGGTCAGTGGAGCTACCCGTGGAGCGAACTGCACTATCGTGCGTCCGCCACGTTATGCAGAACGAGAAGTCTGCTGAGCGTGGCGGCACACCGGCGCAGCGGCACTCCTCACCCTGTCATACCCTAACCCTGTCGCAGGTCCGAATCCTGCCGAATGCCAAGGTCAGAGTCGGGTGTGTGCCGAAGAGCTGCTGAGGGAAATCCCCTCCTCGCCTTCGGTTTGGGGAGAACAGACTGTGGATGCCGATATGCCCCAAGGGCTATTCGACGGTTTTGAGGGGTATCGGACACCCTCGGATGAGGATTACCACCACGCACTTGCGAACGGCCTTGTGGTGCCTGACACCAACGTCCTACTGAACGTATATCGCTATAATGCCGAGGCTCAAAATGATCTGTTCGCGATCTTCGACACTGTCGGCGATCGACTCTGGGTTCCGCATCAAGTGCTTGCGGAATTCTGGCGAAATCGCGAGGCCGCAATCAGGGACCCGCAAGTCAAGGCCGAGCAGACGTCCGTAGATCTACAAGATCAATGCAAACGCGCACTTCAGCTAGTGAGAGCGTGGGCCAATCGTATTGCCTTGCCGGATGACCGGCTGACGGCAATGCAGGGTAGTATCGCCCGAGCATTCGATGAACTTGTGGGATCTATTAGAAACTTCGTGGATGTTGATGCTATTGAGATGGCGCGGAATACGAACAGCGATCCCGTGCTGCGTCGCCTTGAGCCCCTTCTTCGCGGCCAGGTGGGCATGCAACCTAACGTGGAGGATCTCGCGCAGATGGTCAAGGAAGGATTGCGCCGCGTAGAAATGGGGGTGCCACCGGGTTACAAGGACAAGGCTAAAGAAGGTGATGCGGCGGCAGGTGACTTCCTGGTCTGGGGGCAGGTTCTAAGAGAAGCAAAGAAGCGCCGCAAGCCTGTCCTCTTTGTCACCGGCGATGTTAAGGAGGATTGGTGGCGACGGGTGGGGGGAGAGATCCGTGGCCCTCGGCCTGAGCTTGTTTCTGAAATGTGGCGGATCGCCGGCGTTCCCTTGTTCATGATGCAACCTAAGCGCCTAATGCAGCTTGCCGTGCAAGCATTGCACGTGCAGGTTCAAGCGGGTTCCCTTGAGGACGTCGCCCGCATCGACAGTCTGCAGGTGAACCCGGAGCCGTCGGAGCTGATTCCGCGTAGCATCTCGGAGCAGGTTCTATCTGAGCTCTTCCGCGAAGCCGACGAGATCAATTGGGAGAGCTTGACCGGGCGCGAGAAATCCGCCCAGTATGACAGGTGGGTTGAATCTCCTCTGATTGGAGGAGCGCTCAACCGCTATCTTCCATCAGATCGGATACGGCCTTGGCTCAAAGATGGGCCGATGAAAGAATATTTACGTGCTCGCGAGGGTATTGGAAAGTTTGCGGCATATATGCCGCGGCAGTATATACGGGCTGACGATCTAGTACGGCAGGCCATGGGGCCGGGGTGGCGAATTATCGATGAATCTTTAGGTGACAAGCCAGGACATTGCCATATTACCGACGGCTCCATGCAGAGGTACGTCTGCTGGGGATGGTCGGCCAACTTTCGTCAATTGATCTGGTCTGCTGTTGAGGATCATTCGGATGGCACTGGAAGCCCTGTCGTTATCGTGACGTTGCGTGAAGGAGAGCCCATTTCGCCGGAAGAACAGCAGAGTCAACTTGAAATCGGCGATCGGTTCGGATTCCAGGTCATTCACTTGGTCCGACCACTGCTCCCTGCACCATGACCGCAACTATTGGTGCCCTGCCCTCAGCGTCTGCGCGTGCCTCGATAGCAATTTTGCGCATCGCTTACTGAGGTAACACTGAGGCAAGACGCGCTACGGTATGGTCATTTCCTCGAAATCGAAGGCGCAAGCGTTCTCGCGGCCAAATCGAGACGCTATCGAGCGTTTCTTCGTCCTGGAGGTAGGCACCCGGTACGTGCATATCCTCGACGTCACCGCACGCGCCGCACGGGCACGCGACGCCACCAGGATCGGCGCCCTCGGCGACGTCAGCGGCATCGAGCGTCGCGCGTCGGTCACCGCACAAGTGATAGACGCCGCCCACAAGTCAACCAAGTGCGGCCGATACCGCCCAACCGTCAAGCGGGCCGAACTGACCGCGGACCAGCCGTGCGCGTCGACGTAGAGCTCCACCGACGGCAAACGCGGGCCGGTGCCAGTGAGAGTGAGCACTTTCGTTTGATGGCGGGGGCGATCTGGGTGAGCAGGCCGCGCACTGCCGCTATCAGCTGGGGTCGTGTCGGCCAGGATGTAGTCCCTGTGCCAGTCCGCGGCGCTGCCTGGGGCCATGGCGGGGAGGGCTGTGCCTGTGAGGCCGGCCAGCTTGTCCGGATCAGCCCTGCCGGCTCTAGCGTTCGACAGACCACCGCGGCAAGATGCGCGGATGGCCGTGAACTTCGTGCTGACCGAGGCGCGCCGCGTGCCGCCCGGTGACCCGCTCGGACGTACCTGGGTGGGATGGAAGGCGACCGCGACCGACGACCAACTGTGGGAGGTCAACCGCGGCGTCTGGATTCTCGGGAGCCGAGTCGACGGCGAGCGAGTCGCCACCCTGTCGTTCGGCGGCCGCGTGCAGGTCGTTGCGGAGATTGACGGCCGCACGCGCCACGATGTTGACGGCGTGACAAAGTGGGCTCTATTGGGCCGGGTGCTGCGGCCCGGCGATCGAGTGCATGATGCGCTGAAGGGCGCGCCGGCGCCCCGACATCGCAACCCGGTTGGCTACTTCGACACTGCGGCGCTGGATTTACTCCCAGCGGCCGAACGGGCCGGCCTC encodes:
- a CDS encoding P-loop NTPase family protein; the protein is MPAATAAQRYDALLGSLARRVIDIATGTLIPTGTRLPDPPAQQRLWLGMLASAPKLIAEAANGYTYGERLVPPAQGFTFRVPALPVTLEFTVSAAAYVALHPTLEEQKAAVTAASDPGAGAAAPAAGSAGAPTAGRGRPLAAVWTKVAIDPVTVTMPLAAGTTGTVRAGEDELAAALRSAVRPPAGSELHRPRRLSPAPGGSLPRPDDMLDATTWAGYCAANLLDADDVPPPEFRAAIELDITPGDGYVEILAAVVNLTPAPNQQTVDGAHAYQASYLNTHLYEVQLTCDTDAPLVPYQLEQVQQSYRYDRTVPALGHACPVDVTRTSGRTRLTTLYAAEQATTRVHPRRRVTLPDGTLSTLDTSFTALIADPVAAVSALVDAHRAWAEGEWSTAALDVRAAARGWDTTARADADADAQAARDEVAWVAAGLELLRTDPQVRDAFVLANRAVAAAANGSYDAWFPFQIAWLVGCLPGMVDPTGHPDVEIVWFATGGGKSEAYLGLMLTTLFYGRLTGVTAGAQVWARFPLRLLALQQTERFTAMVLHAELLRRDHPHIAAGDPFGIGYFVGGTNTPNRLQAPDPTNPYYRGQDPHSATTAEACRILADCPLCRQPLEVAFDEPSWTMQHRCRNAACRMTGVLPVWGIDDEIYRHAPAVLVGTVDKLAQLGQSREFQVLLGRAHSRCPRHGYTGNPTWCAVFGCKQSRQPIPAGFGHVRLEIADELHLLDESLGALDGMYETLLQAISEDLGNPPMQIVGATATIEGYKNQVQHLYRRDARRFPVNGPDVGETFWSTTAAEEPQRRYLGVRPRSITMVTATREVALTHAAWLAELLTDPATVLAEAGLDATDPLLVDEARAAGRDLYEVFIAYCLRNEDLTSFTRDPEVRALLGSQPNLAVINGDAEPAAIRRAVARLTNPPAAADDRVTIIAATKAIGHGFDVGRLGVMTVMGTPTSAAEIIQASARVGRRWPGLVVNVINPTRDRDLSVFRYYADWIRFLDRLVHKVPVNRESLPVLRRVLSGGLMAWLLQVHDRDWLTGAPRRKTLADSTAFAAAVTAGFVDRALLIGNLSRGFGIHPSSVYHQLHRNAVAAWVDDRLAGLPMQAEPGKRLPDLLTPPVPRSLRDVEEPITIYADL
- a CDS encoding phospholipase D-like domain-containing protein, with protein sequence MARVLDALTPLTGLLTQAGDPVAAAHRLAASAAAGAAGCTLVAQLQAAVADSSLARVVLQHAGVLDPAGAVTLDAAVRLAQAAVLAEAHAADTDRWELVLTVPGFLRLALDELVAVHGEAARPVETTRAVLEVAGRADRRLLIGAPFLHGEFVGLLAPHVQRVLAGGGQVVVVTRALSVAAPGRSSANAAAVTVLRDAAAAVGGTLTVRSWEESGLGIHFKVVIAYGHAAYLGSANPTLAGSAGHAEAGVLLHGPRLVPLERWLDAVCDELARRRLPQA
- a CDS encoding PIN-like domain-containing protein — translated: MCAEELLREIPSSPSVWGEQTVDADMPQGLFDGFEGYRTPSDEDYHHALANGLVVPDTNVLLNVYRYNAEAQNDLFAIFDTVGDRLWVPHQVLAEFWRNREAAIRDPQVKAEQTSVDLQDQCKRALQLVRAWANRIALPDDRLTAMQGSIARAFDELVGSIRNFVDVDAIEMARNTNSDPVLRRLEPLLRGQVGMQPNVEDLAQMVKEGLRRVEMGVPPGYKDKAKEGDAAAGDFLVWGQVLREAKKRRKPVLFVTGDVKEDWWRRVGGEIRGPRPELVSEMWRIAGVPLFMMQPKRLMQLAVQALHVQVQAGSLEDVARIDSLQVNPEPSELIPRSISEQVLSELFREADEINWESLTGREKSAQYDRWVESPLIGGALNRYLPSDRIRPWLKDGPMKEYLRAREGIGKFAAYMPRQYIRADDLVRQAMGPGWRIIDESLGDKPGHCHITDGSMQRYVCWGWSANFRQLIWSAVEDHSDGTGSPVVIVTLREGEPISPEEQQSQLEIGDRFGFQVIHLVRPLLPAP